One Jeotgalicoccus saudimassiliensis DNA window includes the following coding sequences:
- the thiE gene encoding thiamine phosphate synthase translates to MNKNILRLYLIAASSSFENPLKDLETAFKSGVTCFQLREKGDNIKSGQELLDFALEVKALCKKYAVTFIVNDNAELAESVEADGIHIGQDDVKPELLPEYFSDKIIGLSVGNLNELKKSSLDRVSYLGIGPVYSTLSKADAGEAIGTEGLKEVVQQTALPTAAIGGITEKNYKDCLESGADGICVISAITGSDNIEQTVTALLQ, encoded by the coding sequence ATGAATAAAAATATATTGCGGCTGTACCTGATCGCAGCATCATCCAGTTTTGAGAATCCGTTAAAAGATCTGGAGACTGCATTTAAATCCGGCGTGACCTGTTTTCAGCTACGTGAAAAAGGCGATAATATAAAGTCGGGACAGGAGCTGCTGGATTTTGCACTGGAAGTTAAAGCGCTGTGTAAAAAATACGCTGTGACATTCATTGTTAATGATAATGCGGAATTGGCAGAATCAGTCGAAGCAGACGGTATTCATATCGGTCAGGATGACGTGAAACCTGAGCTGCTGCCGGAATATTTTTCGGATAAAATTATCGGACTGTCAGTGGGGAATCTAAATGAACTTAAAAAGAGCAGTCTCGATCGGGTTTCCTATCTCGGAATCGGTCCTGTATACAGCACTTTATCGAAAGCGGATGCAGGCGAAGCAATCGGTACTGAAGGTTTAAAAGAAGTAGTTCAGCAGACGGCACTGCCGACGGCAGCAATCGGAGGAATTACAGAAAAAAACTATAAAGACTGTCTGGAAAGCGGGGCGGACGGTATTTGCGTTATCTCGGCAATTACCGGTTCTGACAATATTGAACAAACCGTGACAGCATTGTTGCAGTAA
- the yidC gene encoding membrane protein insertase YidC, with protein MIKKWLLPASMVLVLFLAGCDYSQPENRDGFFYNTLVQPMDTLLHWLGDNLDHNYGLAIIVITLIVRLAIFPFMMRTYKNQMMMREKMKIVKPEMEEIQKRVKVATTQEEKMAAQQEMMGLYKKHDINPLNMGCLPILIQMPVVMALYFALRFPSEGGITAYPDFLWMDLTQTDYFMVAIAGIVYAIQAWVSMRFVAEEQRKQMQLFMYISPLMIIWISAISPSALPLYWAVGGIFLIFQTWAGNTFYRKKVNEEMAPIIAAHEREQAEKAARVKNAKVKPKKKRKK; from the coding sequence ATGATTAAAAAGTGGCTATTACCAGCGTCTATGGTACTGGTACTGTTCTTAGCCGGGTGTGACTATTCACAGCCTGAGAACAGAGACGGCTTCTTCTATAATACTCTTGTCCAGCCGATGGATACATTATTGCACTGGCTTGGAGATAATCTGGACCACAACTACGGTCTGGCTATTATCGTCATCACGCTGATTGTGAGACTGGCAATTTTCCCATTCATGATGCGTACATACAAGAATCAGATGATGATGAGAGAAAAAATGAAGATTGTCAAACCAGAAATGGAAGAAATTCAGAAGCGTGTTAAAGTTGCAACGACACAAGAGGAAAAAATGGCAGCCCAGCAGGAAATGATGGGACTGTATAAGAAACATGATATCAACCCGCTTAACATGGGTTGTTTACCGATTCTTATTCAGATGCCGGTCGTTATGGCATTATACTTTGCATTACGATTCCCTTCAGAAGGCGGGATTACAGCATACCCGGACTTCCTGTGGATGGACTTAACGCAGACTGACTACTTCATGGTAGCAATCGCAGGTATTGTTTATGCAATTCAGGCATGGGTATCAATGCGTTTTGTGGCTGAAGAACAGCGCAAGCAGATGCAGTTATTCATGTACATTTCACCATTAATGATTATTTGGATTTCAGCAATTTCACCTTCAGCACTCCCGTTATACTGGGCAGTCGGCGGTATCTTCCTGATCTTCCAGACTTGGGCTGGTAACACATTCTACCGCAAGAAAGTTAATGAAGAAATGGCACCGATTATTGCAGCACACGAACGCGAACAGGCTGAAAAAGCAGCACGCGTTAAAAACGCTAAAGTTAAACCTAAGAAGAAGCGTAAAAAATAA
- a CDS encoding transglycosylase family protein has product MKKVLALGAAVAVSTTIAYSAEAASHTVESGDSLWALAEENNVTVESIKKENKLTSDIIIPGQILEIGEKEEKEEVKENKEDKEDKKEKTEVYTIEAGDTLFEIAVEFDVTVADLKEWNNLSSDLIFAGKELIVSGDAVKAAAPVAEAPAVETETETAAAPVQEETYEEPAQAPVQQEPVQQEPVQQPAQQPVQQPAQQTQNVSTNSSNNSGLNWGALAACESGGNPSVVSSNGLYHGLYQFDAQTWQSVGGSGVASNASAAEQTKRAQILYNQRGSQPWPVCGARL; this is encoded by the coding sequence ATGAAGAAAGTTTTAGCTTTAGGTGCAGCAGTTGCTGTGTCAACAACAATTGCGTACAGTGCAGAAGCGGCATCTCATACAGTAGAATCAGGAGACTCACTTTGGGCTCTTGCTGAAGAAAATAACGTAACTGTCGAATCAATTAAAAAAGAAAACAAATTAACTTCTGACATCATCATTCCTGGTCAGATTCTTGAAATCGGCGAGAAGGAAGAGAAAGAAGAAGTTAAAGAAAATAAAGAAGACAAAGAAGACAAAAAAGAGAAAACTGAAGTTTACACAATCGAAGCGGGCGATACATTATTTGAAATCGCAGTTGAATTTGATGTAACTGTTGCAGATCTCAAAGAGTGGAACAACCTGTCATCAGACCTTATCTTTGCAGGTAAAGAATTAATCGTTTCAGGTGATGCTGTTAAAGCAGCAGCACCGGTTGCAGAAGCCCCGGCTGTAGAAACTGAAACAGAAACTGCAGCGGCACCTGTTCAGGAAGAAACATACGAAGAGCCTGCACAGGCACCTGTTCAACAAGAGCCGGTTCAACAGGAACCTGTTCAGCAGCCTGCGCAACAACCTGTACAACAGCCAGCACAACAAACTCAAAACGTCAGCACAAACAGCTCTAACAACAGCGGTTTAAACTGGGGTGCTTTAGCAGCATGTGAATCAGGCGGTAACCCGAGCGTAGTAAGCTCAAATGGTTTATACCACGGTCTTTACCAGTTTGACGCTCAAACTTGGCAGTCAGTAGGCGGATCTGGTGTAGCTTCAAACGCATCAGCAGCTGAGCAGACTAAAAGAGCACAAATTTTATACAACCAAAGAGGTTCACAGCCTTGGCCTGTATGTGGTGCAAGACTGTAA
- a CDS encoding UDP-N-acetylmuramoyl-tripeptide--D-alanyl-D-alanine ligase, which yields MIKATIEQIAKFAGGTMNSRAAEIKTNVIKGVSIDTRTIEEGNVFIPFKGENADGHRFIDMAFSKGAGVTLSERDEENADYPVIHVADGLEALQNIAEAYLKIVDPAVIAVTGSNGKTTTKDMLECVLSSKFKVQKTQGNFNNEIGMPLTILQLEEDTEISILEMGMDRMGDINFLSRMAEPDVAVITSVGESHIEMLGSRENIARAKYEIVDHLKGDGTFIYSKDYPLLEAIVQKDTAYDIHTAGMLDSNDCTISKVTEDDNGTHFTFKNVQFDIPQLGIHNALNASLAVMAGEALGVSPKEAAENLAQLEVTSMRMERVTHPSGTLIVNDAYNASKASMISAVDTVGRMSHKSKILVLADILELGDYKQELHEDVAHFINEGKYQFTKIYTFGDGAEYIHNVLTAEEKEHTSSMEELKTKVQQHFNEDTVILLKGSRGMAVERVIDDI from the coding sequence ATGATAAAAGCGACAATCGAACAAATTGCGAAATTTGCAGGAGGTACGATGAACAGCCGTGCAGCGGAGATAAAAACAAACGTAATCAAAGGCGTGTCAATTGATACACGTACTATAGAAGAGGGGAATGTGTTTATACCTTTTAAAGGGGAAAATGCAGACGGCCACAGATTTATCGACATGGCATTCTCAAAAGGAGCAGGTGTAACACTCAGCGAACGGGATGAAGAAAATGCGGATTATCCGGTTATCCACGTTGCAGACGGACTGGAAGCACTGCAGAATATCGCAGAAGCATATTTAAAAATTGTAGATCCTGCGGTTATTGCTGTTACAGGATCCAATGGTAAAACAACGACAAAAGACATGCTGGAATGCGTCCTAAGTTCAAAATTTAAAGTTCAGAAAACACAGGGGAACTTCAATAATGAAATCGGTATGCCTCTGACTATTTTACAATTGGAAGAAGATACTGAAATATCTATACTGGAAATGGGTATGGATAGAATGGGGGACATTAATTTCCTGAGCAGAATGGCGGAGCCGGATGTTGCAGTTATTACAAGTGTCGGAGAATCCCATATAGAAATGCTCGGTTCGCGCGAGAACATAGCCAGGGCAAAATACGAAATTGTGGATCATTTAAAAGGTGACGGCACGTTTATTTATTCTAAGGATTATCCACTGCTTGAGGCCATTGTACAAAAGGATACAGCATATGATATTCATACAGCGGGGATGCTTGACTCCAATGACTGTACAATCAGTAAAGTGACTGAAGACGATAACGGCACACACTTCACATTTAAAAATGTACAGTTCGACATTCCGCAGCTTGGTATTCACAACGCATTGAATGCTTCACTCGCTGTAATGGCGGGGGAGGCGCTCGGTGTATCTCCGAAAGAAGCGGCAGAAAATCTCGCACAGCTTGAAGTGACAAGCATGAGAATGGAACGCGTGACACACCCGAGTGGTACGCTGATTGTCAACGATGCATACAACGCATCAAAAGCGAGTATGATCAGTGCTGTGGATACAGTAGGCCGAATGTCACACAAGAGTAAAATTCTCGTGCTGGCGGATATTCTGGAACTCGGAGATTACAAACAGGAACTTCACGAAGATGTGGCACACTTTATTAATGAAGGAAAATATCAGTTTACGAAAATTTATACGTTCGGTGACGGGGCGGAATATATTCATAATGTTTTAACTGCCGAAGAAAAAGAGCATACGTCATCGATGGAAGAACTTAAAACAAAAGTTCAGCAGCACTTCAATGAAGACACGGTAATTCTGCTGAAAGGATCGCGCGGCATGGCTGTGGAGAGGGTGATTGACGATATCTAA
- a CDS encoding DEAD/DEAH box helicase has protein sequence MKIFKELGISDDTIQSLTDMGFTEPTPIQVESIPLALERKDIIGQAQTGTGKTGAFGIPIIENTTKGAGTQVVILTPTRELAVQVSEQIKSFSKRKKLATAVIFGGMSIDRQIKDLKRQPEIIVGTPGRMIDHINRRTLKLQDVHTLVLDEADEMMNMGFIDDVKFIMSKVPEDNRHTLLFSATMPRAIQDLVTRFMDKPHIVKTMNQNNSDPLIDEFYTIVKELEKLSVFTSFLDVHQPELAIVFGRTKRRVDELTSALIAKGYRAEGLHGDITQSKRLEVLKKFKNNSLDILVATDVAARGLDISGVSHVYNFDIPQDTESYTHRIGRTGRAGKEGMALTFVNPVEMDFLRQIERDKKKPILTLRPPSKKEVEKARENEVFEKIGAWLADNKNQHTFEVADGLMKTHESREVIAALVNELLYAKEDDNIQLSFEKPLSRKGHGGRRGKSNYNKGGQRGGNRRGRDGGRPQRNGGKRHGGKPSGGRTSKQGRVFKDHQK, from the coding sequence TTGAAGATTTTTAAAGAATTAGGTATTAGTGATGATACAATTCAGTCACTAACTGATATGGGGTTCACAGAACCAACCCCAATCCAAGTGGAGAGTATCCCCTTAGCATTAGAGCGCAAAGATATCATCGGTCAGGCTCAGACAGGTACCGGTAAAACCGGTGCATTTGGTATCCCGATTATAGAAAATACAACTAAAGGTGCAGGCACTCAAGTTGTTATATTAACGCCGACGAGAGAATTAGCAGTTCAGGTCAGCGAACAAATTAAATCATTTTCTAAGAGAAAGAAATTAGCTACTGCAGTTATTTTCGGCGGTATGAGCATAGACCGTCAAATTAAAGACCTTAAAAGACAACCCGAAATCATTGTGGGTACACCGGGTCGTATGATCGACCACATCAACCGCCGCACATTGAAGTTACAGGATGTTCACACACTTGTACTGGACGAAGCGGACGAAATGATGAACATGGGCTTCATCGATGATGTTAAGTTCATCATGAGCAAAGTACCGGAAGACAACCGTCACACACTTCTATTTTCAGCTACAATGCCTCGGGCAATCCAGGATTTAGTAACGCGTTTCATGGACAAACCTCACATCGTTAAAACGATGAACCAAAACAATTCCGACCCGCTAATCGATGAATTTTATACAATTGTTAAAGAGCTGGAAAAACTATCTGTATTTACATCATTCCTTGATGTTCACCAGCCTGAACTTGCAATCGTCTTCGGCCGTACAAAACGCCGCGTTGACGAATTAACAAGTGCACTGATTGCAAAAGGTTACCGTGCGGAAGGTTTACATGGAGATATTACTCAATCTAAACGTCTTGAAGTGCTTAAGAAATTCAAGAATAATTCATTAGACATTTTAGTAGCTACTGACGTAGCTGCAAGAGGCTTGGATATTTCAGGTGTATCACATGTGTACAACTTCGATATTCCACAGGATACTGAGTCGTATACACACCGTATTGGACGTACCGGACGTGCCGGTAAAGAAGGAATGGCGTTAACATTCGTCAACCCTGTAGAGATGGACTTCCTGCGTCAGATTGAAAGAGACAAGAAGAAACCAATCCTTACACTTCGTCCACCAAGCAAAAAAGAAGTAGAAAAAGCTCGTGAAAACGAAGTATTTGAAAAAATCGGTGCATGGTTAGCTGATAATAAAAATCAGCATACTTTCGAAGTGGCTGACGGGTTAATGAAAACTCATGAGTCACGCGAAGTTATTGCAGCGTTAGTAAACGAACTTCTGTATGCCAAAGAAGATGACAACATTCAGCTGTCATTTGAAAAACCACTTTCTCGCAAGGGTCACGGCGGGCGCAGAGGTAAATCGAACTATAATAAAGGCGGTCAAAGAGGCGGCAACAGACGCGGTCGCGACGGCGGCAGACCACAAAGAAACGGCGGCAAACGTCACGGCGGTAAACCGTCAGGCGGACGCACAAGCAAACAGGGCCGCGTGTTTAAAGATCACCAGAAATAA
- a CDS encoding alpha/beta hydrolase has protein sequence MTISKIGILFLHGYTGGRFELEPAFRYLKKRYDFEYEFPQYPGHGTTLNLAAAAGDDWYREAEKAYFNLAARTDKIYVIGFSMGGVFAGFIAQNYKVDKLVLIAPAFDHTRLSRLHRLKLSPEEVNDHLKMNLVSKLRPRLKNIPIRAMKEFIKIVDKKTGELESIKCDTLLIHGRIDLLVPYETSIEAAKKIPQAKLVLMEHTPHLIMFAEDKQLELNILVERFLFLDIELKYLVD, from the coding sequence TTGACGATATCTAAAATCGGAATACTTTTTTTACACGGCTATACGGGCGGCAGATTTGAGCTGGAGCCGGCATTCAGGTATTTAAAAAAACGCTATGACTTTGAATATGAATTCCCCCAGTATCCCGGTCATGGCACAACGCTTAATTTAGCAGCAGCTGCCGGCGATGACTGGTACCGTGAAGCGGAAAAGGCGTATTTCAACCTGGCAGCACGCACCGATAAAATATACGTCATCGGTTTTTCAATGGGCGGTGTGTTCGCGGGCTTTATCGCCCAAAACTATAAAGTCGATAAGCTGGTGTTAATTGCACCGGCATTCGATCATACGAGATTAAGCAGACTGCACAGGCTTAAGCTGTCACCTGAAGAGGTAAATGACCATTTAAAAATGAATCTGGTGTCGAAATTGAGACCGAGACTGAAGAACATTCCTATCAGAGCGATGAAAGAATTCATTAAAATTGTCGATAAGAAAACCGGCGAGCTGGAAAGTATTAAATGCGACACACTTCTCATTCACGGCAGGATTGATCTGCTTGTACCTTACGAGACAAGCATTGAAGCGGCAAAGAAAATCCCGCAGGCAAAACTTGTTCTGATGGAGCACACACCCCACCTGATTATGTTCGCAGAAGACAAACAGCTGGAACTGAACATTCTCGTCGAGAGATTTTTATTTCTTGACATAGAATTAAAATATCTTGTGGATTAA
- the cls gene encoding cardiolipin synthase, whose translation MQIPILDIYMTEASLITIITVILFLINFLLAGGLVFLERRSAQSVWAWILVLFFLPIAGFMLYMLFGRTIYRQELFKLDEDDKVGLEHLVSEQLEEITHNRLSFTNPTAEKHKKMIHMLLYNNQSFVTSNNDVTTYTDMHKKFNQMLKDIEAAKDHIHFQYYIFKLDNIGTELYRALLKKQKEGVSVRILYDDIGSRSLSLRNFDDIRHAGGLVEAFFPSKLPLINPRINNRNHRKIVVIDGKIGYIGGANVGDEYLGRDPKMGEWRDTHLRIEGNAVKSLQLRFMLDWNSHDTRNNMQHEDHYFPEISSVGQTTMQIASSGPDEDYQQIKYGYLKMIYNAKKSIHIQSPYFIPDQSMMEALRIVILSGVRVKIMIPSFPDHPFVYWATYSNVGSLMKMGAEVYMYQPGFLHQKVFVIDDEVLSIGTTNIDNRSFILNFEVNAFIYDEEEAVKQRKIFEADIKHCEMLTEEKYETRGLWIKLKEGLANLISPIL comes from the coding sequence ATGCAGATACCAATTTTGGATATTTACATGACGGAGGCATCGTTAATAACTATCATTACCGTCATTCTTTTTCTAATTAACTTCCTGCTTGCAGGCGGTCTTGTATTTCTCGAACGTCGAAGCGCACAGAGCGTCTGGGCATGGATTTTAGTGCTCTTCTTTCTGCCGATTGCCGGCTTCATGCTCTACATGCTTTTCGGCAGAACAATATACCGTCAGGAACTCTTTAAACTGGATGAGGACGATAAAGTCGGGCTTGAGCACCTCGTCAGTGAACAGCTGGAGGAAATCACTCATAACAGGCTGTCATTTACTAACCCGACTGCAGAAAAACATAAAAAAATGATACACATGCTCCTTTATAACAATCAGTCATTCGTTACAAGCAACAACGACGTAACGACTTATACCGATATGCATAAAAAATTCAATCAGATGCTGAAAGATATTGAAGCTGCAAAAGACCATATTCATTTCCAGTATTATATTTTTAAACTGGATAACATCGGTACAGAGTTATACAGAGCGCTGTTAAAGAAACAAAAAGAAGGCGTCTCGGTGCGTATTTTATACGATGACATCGGCTCCCGGTCTTTATCGCTTAGAAACTTTGACGATATACGGCACGCAGGCGGCCTCGTAGAAGCATTTTTCCCGAGCAAGCTGCCCTTAATTAACCCGCGGATTAATAACCGCAATCACCGGAAGATTGTCGTTATCGACGGTAAAATCGGATATATCGGCGGTGCCAATGTCGGTGATGAGTATCTTGGACGCGATCCGAAGATGGGAGAATGGCGCGACACTCATCTCCGTATCGAAGGTAATGCTGTGAAGTCTCTCCAGCTCCGCTTCATGCTGGACTGGAACTCTCACGACACCCGCAACAACATGCAGCACGAGGATCACTATTTCCCGGAAATCTCATCAGTCGGACAGACGACGATGCAGATCGCATCGAGCGGACCGGATGAAGATTACCAGCAGATTAAATATGGTTATCTGAAGATGATATATAATGCGAAAAAATCGATACACATTCAGTCCCCCTACTTCATTCCCGACCAGTCGATGATGGAGGCACTGCGTATTGTGATATTGTCCGGAGTCAGAGTAAAAATTATGATTCCAAGTTTCCCCGATCACCCGTTCGTCTACTGGGCTACTTATTCCAACGTCGGCTCCCTGATGAAAATGGGTGCTGAAGTTTACATGTATCAGCCCGGTTTCCTGCATCAGAAAGTATTCGTCATCGATGATGAAGTTCTGTCAATCGGGACGACAAATATTGATAACCGAAGCTTTATTTTAAACTTTGAAGTCAATGCATTTATTTATGATGAAGAAGAAGCGGTTAAGCAGCGTAAAATATTTGAAGCTGATATTAAACACTGTGAAATGCTCACGGAAGAAAAATATGAAACCCGCGGCCTGTGGATTAAGTTAAAAGAAGGGCTCGCAAATTTAATATCACCGATTTTGTAA
- a CDS encoding Lmo0850 family protein produces the protein MRKNDKSKVKEVVQMLHELGVKVTVSKSRFEIMNRIANKDQLRLKENNI, from the coding sequence ATGCGCAAAAACGACAAAAGCAAAGTAAAAGAAGTTGTCCAGATGCTGCATGAACTCGGTGTTAAGGTGACGGTTTCCAAATCAAGGTTTGAAATTATGAATCGCATAGCAAATAAAGATCAGCTCAGACTGAAAGAAAATAATATTTAA
- a CDS encoding FtsW/RodA/SpoVE family cell cycle protein, which produces MSNNKYTRQNSNFFARIDWILIILILLLAAISVVSISSAMTSGQYGTDFSTRQMAFYGLGFLLASGLMLIPFKLIKSYTWALYILGVLSLVILYIAPVSSVTPIINGAKSWYQFGFFSIQPSEFVKIIYILTMAYVISQHNKYKLTNTLSMDLRLLLKLILISILPMLFILLQNDLGTMLVMLAIFLGLVVVSGISWWLIIPTLSVAASTGLALILGILYRPDLLERYLGIHPYQFERIYSWITPEDFQSDSGFQLTNSLIAIGSGGITGKGYTEGIIYIPENHTDFIFTIIGEEFGFMGSTVVIIVLFMLVMHLIRMAFMATDSFAAYFIIGYLSLLVFHIIQNIGMTIQLLPITGLPLPFISYGGSGLWSNMLAVGIMLSMYFHHLSKGAKNI; this is translated from the coding sequence TTGAGTAATAATAAATATACACGTCAAAATTCAAACTTCTTTGCACGTATCGACTGGATTCTTATTATTCTGATCCTGCTCCTCGCTGCAATCAGCGTGGTGTCAATCAGCTCGGCGATGACCAGCGGCCAGTACGGCACTGACTTCAGTACACGTCAGATGGCATTTTACGGTCTCGGATTTCTGCTGGCGTCAGGCCTGATGCTCATCCCGTTTAAACTGATTAAAAGTTATACGTGGGCTTTGTACATACTCGGTGTGCTGAGCCTTGTAATTTTATATATTGCACCCGTGTCATCGGTCACACCGATTATTAACGGTGCGAAAAGCTGGTATCAATTCGGTTTTTTCAGTATCCAGCCGTCCGAGTTCGTAAAGATTATTTATATTTTAACGATGGCTTACGTTATCAGCCAGCATAACAAATATAAACTGACGAATACATTATCGATGGATCTCCGTCTGCTGCTAAAGCTGATTTTGATTTCCATTCTGCCGATGCTTTTCATCCTGCTGCAGAACGACCTCGGAACGATGCTTGTAATGCTTGCTATTTTTCTCGGTCTTGTCGTTGTGTCAGGTATCAGCTGGTGGCTGATTATCCCGACGCTCTCAGTCGCAGCATCGACCGGTCTTGCATTAATTCTCGGTATATTATACCGTCCGGACCTGCTCGAACGTTATCTCGGTATTCATCCTTACCAGTTCGAACGTATATATTCGTGGATTACACCGGAAGACTTCCAGTCAGACAGCGGTTTCCAGCTGACCAACTCACTGATCGCAATCGGTTCCGGCGGAATTACCGGTAAAGGATACACAGAAGGTATTATTTACATTCCGGAAAACCATACCGATTTTATCTTTACGATTATCGGTGAGGAATTCGGCTTCATGGGTTCAACTGTCGTAATTATCGTATTGTTTATGCTTGTGATGCATTTAATCCGCATGGCATTTATGGCCACAGACAGCTTTGCTGCATATTTCATTATCGGCTACCTGTCACTGCTCGTCTTCCATATTATTCAGAATATCGGTATGACGATACAGCTGCTGCCGATTACAGGACTGCCGCTGCCGTTTATAAGTTACGGGGGAAGCGGACTGTGGTCCAATATGCTTGCTGTCGGTATCATGCTCAGTATGTATTTCCATCATCTCAGTAAAGGTGCCAAAAACATATAA
- the thiM gene encoding hydroxyethylthiazole kinase translates to MIDELRQERPLVVCITNDVVKPFTANGLLALGASPIMSGESDEAADILKHAGALLLNIGTCTKEKLPLYEEMARCANNYNIPVVLDPVGYGASAFRKNFTDKLLGNYDIALVKGNAGEIHALSGQKTLSKGVDNVTEGNTVEIAKTAYDVLKVPVLVTGETDAYADGNLTKTMHNGHEYLEVITGSGCVLGAVTASFLALENQPESIEYAVSLYNIAAEKAAQYAEGPGTFSVKLIDEIYNFKTDDYKTKKVKVHE, encoded by the coding sequence ATGATTGATGAATTAAGACAGGAACGTCCGCTCGTTGTCTGCATTACGAATGATGTCGTTAAACCGTTTACTGCAAATGGTCTGCTGGCGCTCGGTGCTTCTCCGATTATGAGCGGGGAATCTGATGAAGCTGCCGATATTTTAAAACATGCAGGTGCACTGCTGTTAAATATCGGAACGTGCACTAAAGAGAAACTGCCATTGTATGAAGAGATGGCCCGTTGTGCTAATAACTATAATATCCCGGTTGTTCTCGACCCTGTCGGCTACGGTGCTTCGGCGTTCCGTAAAAATTTCACTGATAAACTGCTCGGGAATTACGATATTGCACTTGTAAAGGGGAATGCAGGCGAGATACATGCGCTAAGCGGCCAAAAGACGCTCTCTAAAGGCGTTGATAACGTAACTGAAGGGAATACAGTTGAAATTGCGAAAACCGCGTATGATGTACTAAAAGTGCCGGTACTGGTGACCGGTGAAACGGATGCGTATGCTGATGGGAATTTAACGAAGACAATGCACAACGGTCATGAATATCTGGAAGTTATTACAGGCTCAGGATGCGTACTCGGTGCTGTAACAGCTTCATTTTTAGCGCTTGAGAATCAGCCGGAAAGCATTGAATATGCTGTCAGTCTGTACAATATCGCAGCGGAAAAGGCAGCGCAATACGCAGAAGGTCCGGGTACATTTTCAGTTAAACTGATTGATGAAATTTATAATTTTAAAACAGATGACTATAAAACGAAGAAGGTGAAAGTCCATGAATAA
- the thiD gene encoding bifunctional hydroxymethylpyrimidine kinase/phosphomethylpyrimidine kinase has translation MSGLPIGLTVAGTDPTGGAGVFADLKAMHSRGVYGMAAVTSLTAQNTLGVQDVYNVPADFIDKELNSIFSDEVPHAMKTGMIAEADMMAVIAEYVRKYNIPYVMDPVMIATSGDRLMTDRSMATLIDTLIPLANIVTPNLHEAESIAGMKIQSENDLHKALKVFVDDMGAESVIIKGGHLEGDATDYLYDGSRISTLSASRIDTDQTHGTGCTFSAVLTAELAKGRTIEEAFKTGKAYITNAIQNSPGIGKGSGPVNHFSYKGD, from the coding sequence ATGAGTGGGTTACCAATCGGTTTAACTGTTGCGGGCACGGACCCGACAGGTGGTGCAGGTGTATTTGCGGATTTGAAGGCAATGCATTCACGAGGAGTGTACGGAATGGCCGCGGTCACGTCGCTGACAGCACAAAATACTTTAGGCGTGCAGGACGTTTACAACGTACCGGCGGATTTTATCGATAAAGAACTGAACAGCATCTTCTCCGATGAAGTGCCGCATGCGATGAAGACAGGTATGATTGCTGAAGCGGATATGATGGCTGTTATTGCAGAGTATGTCAGAAAGTACAATATTCCGTATGTAATGGATCCGGTAATGATTGCTACGAGCGGAGACCGTCTGATGACAGACCGGTCGATGGCGACGCTGATCGATACACTTATTCCGCTGGCAAATATTGTCACACCTAATCTGCACGAGGCTGAAAGTATTGCCGGTATGAAAATACAGTCAGAAAACGACCTTCACAAAGCACTGAAAGTTTTTGTGGATGATATGGGTGCGGAGAGTGTGATTATTAAAGGCGGTCATCTGGAAGGTGATGCGACTGACTATTTATATGACGGAAGCCGTATTTCAACGCTGTCGGCCAGTCGTATCGATACGGATCAGACACACGGGACCGGCTGTACATTCTCGGCAGTGCTGACTGCGGAACTGGCGAAAGGCCGTACAATTGAAGAAGCGTTTAAAACAGGAAAAGCATATATTACGAACGCAATTCAAAATTCACCCGGTATCGGCAAAGGAAGCGGCCCGGTGAACCATTTCAGTTATAAAGGAGACTGA